A single window of Thalassomonas viridans DNA harbors:
- a CDS encoding phenylacetate--CoA ligase family protein, translating into MLNISNTYKKLPAPVKNMIKYGYSRLPLRLRLGKKFYRELKFLEQSQWWSRQEMQAYQNNELRKLIAHAVKNVPYYRDLFLALDLTPDDIQTIDDLQKLPVLTKDIIRGNIHRLRADGYTDEQVITCSTSGSTGKPLKFYYDKDKDYLNFDPYIWRFFNWGGHKVGNLGAKLADWTLPGEEIHAYNPVRNLLILSAYHLQEDKAHDYARALAQYKVEYIDTYPSALVLLTKFLKARNIPAPCRFKAVFSHSEMLHNWQRQVIEEYWGCKCYDWYGMEERAVLGIECEQHQGLHLCSEFSITEFIPHSETKGDKIITTSLTNYAMPFIRYDTGDVGELKKEACSCNRPYPLFELHGGRRKNFAVGKDGANIPIANIDIPNATDNVVQFQFIQKNKGELDLHIIRKNNFGDSDIKKINAKLNEKFGQNMDINIEFTSTIQKTSNGKTALFVQKLKPESDLEIA; encoded by the coding sequence ATGCTTAATATATCAAATACTTATAAAAAACTTCCCGCACCGGTTAAAAACATGATCAAATATGGCTATAGCCGTTTGCCACTGCGCTTACGTTTAGGCAAAAAGTTTTACCGGGAGCTTAAATTTCTGGAACAGTCCCAGTGGTGGAGCAGGCAGGAAATGCAGGCTTACCAGAATAACGAATTAAGAAAACTTATCGCCCATGCGGTCAAAAACGTGCCCTATTACCGGGATTTGTTCCTGGCGCTGGACCTGACACCTGATGATATCCAAACCATTGATGACTTGCAAAAGCTGCCGGTACTCACCAAAGATATCATCCGTGGCAATATTCACCGCCTCAGGGCAGACGGCTACACGGACGAGCAGGTGATCACCTGCTCCACCAGCGGCTCTACCGGCAAGCCATTGAAATTCTATTATGATAAAGACAAAGACTATTTAAACTTTGACCCATATATCTGGCGCTTTTTTAACTGGGGCGGCCATAAAGTAGGCAACCTGGGGGCAAAACTCGCTGACTGGACCTTGCCCGGGGAAGAAATACACGCCTACAACCCGGTAAGAAACCTGCTGATCTTATCAGCCTATCACTTACAGGAAGATAAAGCCCACGACTATGCCCGGGCACTCGCACAATACAAGGTTGAATATATAGACACCTACCCCAGTGCCCTGGTGTTGCTGACAAAATTTTTAAAGGCCAGGAACATTCCCGCCCCCTGCCGGTTTAAAGCGGTATTCTCCCATTCCGAAATGCTGCATAACTGGCAGCGCCAGGTCATCGAAGAATACTGGGGCTGTAAATGTTATGACTGGTACGGCATGGAAGAGCGCGCCGTATTAGGCATTGAATGCGAGCAGCACCAGGGGCTGCATTTATGCTCGGAGTTTTCCATCACCGAATTTATCCCGCACAGCGAAACCAAAGGGGATAAAATTATCACCACCAGCTTAACCAATTACGCCATGCCCTTTATCCGTTACGATACCGGTGATGTCGGCGAGCTTAAAAAAGAGGCTTGCAGCTGCAACCGCCCTTACCCCTTGTTTGAATTACACGGCGGCAGAAGAAAGAATTTTGCCGTGGGCAAAGACGGCGCCAATATCCCTATCGCCAACATAGATATTCCCAATGCCACCGACAATGTGGTGCAATTCCAGTTTATCCAGAAAAACAAAGGCGAGCTGGACCTGCATATTATCCGCAAAAACAATTTTGGCGATAGCGACATCAAAAAAATCAATGCCAAACTCAATGAAAAATTCGGCCAAAATATGGACATTAATATCGAATTTACCAGCACAATCCAGAAAACCAGCAATGGTAAAACCGCCCTGTTTGTGCAGAAGTTAAAGCCGGAAAGCGATTTGGAAATCGCCTGA
- a CDS encoding SulP family inorganic anion transporter, giving the protein MLRLSHFNRTTIKGDIFGALTSTIVALPFALAFGVTSGAGAIAGIYCAVLTGFFASLFGGTNPQISGPNTGLTVAMAAILSSFIAQSPEQGMAAAFTVVTLAGLFQMLFGVLKLGKYFVLVSYPVISGFTSGIGVLIILSQMEPLFGVSAGQMLSQLSADDGLPAGLLNTNTLLGAACLLLLFLWPERLNRVVPASIVALIIATGYFVFSGADIPVVGAIASELPSFNLPVWNAELVSEMIKSALLIATLSTLDSLMTSLTVDSISNDLHDSDQELIGQGIGNMIAGMFGALPGGGATMRTVTNLRAGGTTPLSGILHAVFILAIVLWAGEYTAYIPVAVLSAILLKVGIGIIDWNFLKRVHQIPLFSVGLMLSTLVMSVAIDLVTAVLIGVFLANLVTIRRLSEIQLDNVKLCTGQEDEQLPEDEKRLLQAMSAKVLLLHISGPISFGVARSLKQSVSQVDQDKTLLIDLSDARFVGISSTIAIEEIIISHLSQGRDVILASVCDRVRKDFDKLKLLEKIPSQHIFHSRKQALTYLRESQA; this is encoded by the coding sequence ATGCTTCGTTTATCACACTTTAACCGAACAACCATTAAGGGCGATATTTTTGGCGCCCTCACATCTACTATAGTCGCACTGCCGTTTGCGCTGGCCTTTGGGGTTACCTCAGGCGCCGGCGCCATTGCCGGCATTTATTGTGCCGTGTTAACCGGTTTTTTCGCCTCTCTGTTTGGCGGCACCAATCCGCAGATCTCAGGCCCCAATACCGGTTTGACCGTGGCGATGGCGGCAATATTGAGCAGTTTTATCGCCCAGTCTCCCGAGCAGGGGATGGCGGCGGCCTTTACCGTTGTTACCCTGGCGGGTTTATTCCAGATGTTATTCGGGGTGCTGAAACTGGGTAAATATTTTGTCCTGGTCTCTTATCCGGTGATTTCCGGTTTTACTTCCGGCATAGGCGTGCTGATCATCCTGTCACAGATGGAGCCCTTATTTGGCGTCAGTGCCGGGCAAATGCTGAGCCAGCTCTCGGCTGACGACGGCTTGCCCGCCGGGCTCTTGAATACCAATACCCTATTAGGCGCTGCCTGTTTATTGTTGCTGTTTCTCTGGCCGGAAAGGCTGAACCGGGTGGTGCCGGCGAGTATTGTTGCCCTGATTATCGCGACCGGTTATTTTGTTTTTTCCGGGGCGGACATTCCTGTGGTGGGCGCTATTGCTTCCGAGCTGCCTTCGTTTAACCTGCCGGTGTGGAATGCCGAGCTGGTCAGTGAAATGATCAAATCTGCGTTATTGATCGCCACTTTAAGTACCCTGGACTCCCTGATGACGTCCCTGACGGTGGACAGTATAAGTAATGACCTGCATGACTCGGACCAGGAATTAATCGGCCAGGGGATCGGCAATATGATCGCCGGTATGTTTGGCGCTTTGCCCGGCGGCGGCGCGACTATGCGTACCGTGACCAACTTAAGGGCAGGGGGCACGACTCCGCTGTCGGGAATTTTACATGCGGTATTTATTCTGGCGATAGTGCTGTGGGCGGGGGAGTATACCGCCTATATTCCGGTAGCGGTACTTTCCGCCATTTTGCTTAAGGTCGGCATAGGGATTATTGACTGGAACTTCCTTAAGCGTGTCCATCAGATCCCGTTATTCAGTGTCGGCCTGATGCTGTCGACGCTGGTGATGTCGGTGGCGATAGATCTGGTTACGGCTGTGCTTATCGGCGTTTTCCTGGCGAACTTAGTGACCATACGCCGCTTGTCGGAAATTCAGCTGGATAATGTCAAACTGTGTACCGGTCAGGAAGATGAGCAGCTGCCGGAGGATGAAAAGCGGTTATTACAAGCCATGTCGGCTAAAGTGCTGCTGCTGCATATTTCCGGCCCTATCAGTTTTGGCGTTGCCCGCAGCCTGAAGCAGAGCGTATCCCAGGTGGATCAGGACAAGACGCTATTGATTGATTTAAGTGATGCCCGTTTTGTCGGTATCAGCAGTACCATAGCGATAGAAGAGATCATCATCAGCCACCTGAGCCAGGGGCGGGACGTAATCCTGGCCAGTGTTTGTGACCGGGTACGCAAAGACTTTGATAAGTTAAAATTGCTGGAGAAAATTCCGTCGCAACATATCTTTCACAGCCGAAAGCAGGCGCTAACCTATTTGCGTGAAAGCCAGGCATAA
- a CDS encoding GNAT family N-acetyltransferase yields the protein MPTAAQGCNNPASAKKTAKTLMISTPTPEFEFCQGQKSDKKAIKRFYRQHSYSAGFMGLDSCYLVKDKQQIIACVIHSRLVVENQQSLLHALVVAPGYRRQAIASSLLDYSCAFHPLTVCFADKQLAPLYLSSRFTPASQHQLFPELAARYTQYIKKKPELTIFMRDSRNG from the coding sequence TTGCCAACAGCAGCCCAGGGCTGCAATAATCCCGCCTCAGCCAAAAAAACAGCCAAAACCCTGATGATCTCAACGCCAACCCCAGAATTCGAATTTTGCCAGGGGCAGAAATCCGATAAAAAAGCCATCAAACGTTTTTACCGCCAGCACAGCTATAGCGCCGGTTTTATGGGGCTTGACTCCTGCTACCTGGTGAAAGACAAACAGCAGATTATCGCCTGCGTCATCCATTCCCGGTTGGTCGTTGAAAATCAGCAAAGTTTATTGCATGCCCTGGTGGTTGCCCCCGGTTACCGCCGCCAGGCAATTGCCAGCAGCTTACTTGACTATTCCTGCGCCTTTCACCCGCTAACCGTTTGTTTCGCCGACAAACAACTCGCTCCCCTGTATCTGTCGAGCCGCTTTACACCGGCAAGCCAACATCAGCTCTTTCCTGAGTTAGCCGCACGCTATACGCAATATATTAAGAAAAAACCGGAGCTTACCATCTTTATGCGCGATAGCCGCAACGGATAG
- a CDS encoding ExbD/TolR family protein, producing MARKRVKYENDKADVDMTPMLDIVFILLIFFIVTTSFVKEEGILVNRPKANQSNNNDNPVIMIKIDETGNVSFNNQLVDIERLPARIENFLANHETSSAVVLPHFDTDYDKVVRVLDQIKLFEHLTISIAK from the coding sequence ATGGCCAGAAAACGCGTTAAATACGAAAACGATAAAGCAGATGTCGATATGACGCCCATGTTAGATATCGTATTTATTTTATTGATCTTTTTTATCGTCACCACCTCCTTCGTCAAAGAAGAAGGCATTTTAGTCAACCGGCCTAAAGCCAACCAAAGCAATAATAACGATAACCCGGTGATTATGATTAAAATCGATGAAACCGGTAACGTTAGCTTTAACAACCAACTCGTGGACATTGAGCGTCTCCCGGCACGGATCGAAAACTTTCTTGCCAATCACGAAACCAGCAGCGCTGTTGTTCTGCCCCACTTTGATACTGATTACGATAAAGTAGTACGGGTGTTGGACCAAATTAAATTATTTGAGCATTTAACCATATCTATCGCCAAGTAG
- a CDS encoding cation:proton antiporter: protein MTSFPLLTILITLTLCFLLAELLSEKVKVNKPLSYLLVGFVISELLTRNDIDILLRADNFSMLTFQGLLPLILFEMTLSLVKAPRVELAKCAGLALYLFVVFVPVASVIVYFLMDQPFYFPPMAALLSIAVIAAVEPACSRLSFTQVKLTRPVRSQIEVETVISDALAAVLFSFALIFATSGLDTRELSTNLTLAFAKLVFGGLLAGVFLGYVSTFIIKISRSPASHLLLTLALAYGSYFLAEAVLEASGVVAVLTAGLVFRVKTANSSGFKAIKGSWNQIGYYADAWLFLLLGMTFTLEMFTERYLAMLILIFALVAGKAVAGLSGYWLFRPYRGEVAAKPMINSIVLGNYNGALAVALVLSLPVELSYWWTIQAMVFGVVLYSLVIQLPVFNFINRLYR, encoded by the coding sequence ACCCTGACGCTTTGTTTCTTACTGGCAGAACTTTTATCTGAAAAAGTAAAGGTAAACAAACCCTTGAGCTATTTATTGGTAGGGTTTGTTATTTCAGAACTGCTTACCCGCAACGATATAGATATATTGCTGAGGGCAGATAATTTTTCCATGCTGACATTTCAGGGATTATTGCCGCTGATTTTATTTGAAATGACCTTGTCTCTGGTAAAAGCTCCCCGGGTTGAACTGGCGAAATGTGCGGGACTGGCGCTTTACCTGTTTGTGGTATTTGTGCCCGTGGCCAGTGTAATCGTCTATTTCCTGATGGATCAGCCCTTTTATTTTCCTCCCATGGCGGCGCTTTTATCTATAGCTGTGATTGCCGCAGTAGAGCCTGCCTGTTCCCGGTTAAGTTTTACCCAGGTAAAACTCACACGGCCGGTACGCAGCCAGATTGAGGTTGAAACCGTGATCAGCGATGCCCTGGCGGCGGTGTTATTCAGTTTTGCCCTGATCTTTGCAACTTCCGGACTGGATACCCGTGAACTTAGTACAAACCTGACGCTGGCGTTTGCCAAACTGGTTTTTGGTGGTTTGCTGGCCGGGGTTTTTCTCGGTTATGTTAGCACTTTTATCATTAAAATCAGTCGCTCTCCTGCGTCACATTTACTGCTGACACTGGCTTTAGCCTACGGCAGCTATTTTCTCGCGGAAGCCGTGCTGGAGGCCTCCGGGGTAGTGGCGGTATTAACGGCGGGTTTGGTTTTTCGGGTGAAAACCGCCAACTCGTCTGGTTTTAAGGCAATAAAAGGCAGCTGGAACCAAATCGGCTATTATGCCGATGCCTGGCTGTTTTTGTTGTTAGGCATGACTTTTACCCTGGAGATGTTTACCGAGCGTTACCTGGCGATGCTGATCCTTATTTTTGCCCTGGTAGCAGGCAAGGCGGTGGCCGGGCTCAGCGGTTACTGGCTGTTCAGGCCCTACCGGGGGGAGGTTGCCGCCAAGCCCATGATAAACAGCATAGTGCTGGGAAATTATAACGGCGCCCTGGCGGTTGCCCTGGTATTGTCATTGCCGGTTGAACTGAGCTACTGGTGGACGATTCAGGCCATGGTTTTTGGTGTGGTTCTATATTCTTTGGTGATCCAACTGCCGGTATTTAATTTTATCAACCGTTTGTACAGGTAA
- a CDS encoding DUF3083 family protein has product MSILRKRSAQHKVYIPSSARENQYLLAKFDITDELLARFSSVIDLSCQQPYLRFYEILSGLFFNINNELDLESGKFVANDKFTRVRYSPEKVTAQTNQQILFLYNSRYHTGQNAYYDGEKRAKKITLVFLANGDDIRLDAAKFHHKVKKAINEFTDQLGLKGQNVRICDHQHLTYDLFAKDKGISGIQAHKLRSMSDRYAADGYYLEENVDESTYAIIDLPVNRRLKQLACIDELVAQPYQPLYELVQGAFIDAAERYHLSHGAMIANGLIPIVRRSEEQLVLKNGELQMLGYNPARAASGFTCKWSGDKLVDCIQLVFVASVHDNTGYGYGKFLSQVEYALAAMAEQLEYVYQKEELLVRFHQHIGFYPA; this is encoded by the coding sequence ATGTCTATCCTGCGAAAGCGTAGCGCTCAACACAAAGTCTATATCCCGTCTTCAGCAAGGGAGAACCAATATTTACTGGCAAAGTTTGATATTACCGATGAATTGCTGGCCAGGTTCTCCAGTGTTATCGACCTTAGCTGTCAGCAGCCGTATTTACGTTTCTACGAGATTCTCTCCGGATTATTTTTCAATATTAATAACGAGTTAGATTTAGAAAGCGGTAAGTTTGTTGCCAATGATAAATTTACCCGGGTCCGTTACAGTCCGGAGAAGGTTACCGCGCAGACCAACCAGCAAATCCTTTTTTTATATAATTCCCGCTACCATACCGGGCAAAATGCCTATTATGACGGGGAAAAGCGGGCAAAGAAGATCACCTTAGTGTTTCTGGCCAATGGTGATGATATTCGTCTAGATGCGGCCAAATTCCACCATAAGGTGAAAAAAGCCATCAATGAATTCACCGATCAGCTGGGTTTAAAAGGACAGAACGTCAGGATATGCGATCATCAGCACCTCACATATGACTTATTTGCCAAAGATAAGGGCATTTCGGGTATCCAGGCCCATAAGTTGCGCTCTATGTCCGACAGGTACGCCGCCGACGGCTATTATCTTGAGGAAAATGTTGATGAGTCTACCTATGCCATCATAGATTTGCCGGTGAACCGCCGTTTAAAACAGCTTGCCTGCATTGATGAACTGGTTGCCCAGCCCTATCAGCCTTTATATGAACTGGTGCAAGGCGCTTTTATTGATGCGGCGGAACGCTATCATCTGAGCCATGGCGCCATGATAGCCAACGGTCTGATCCCCATTGTCAGGCGCAGTGAGGAGCAACTGGTGCTGAAAAACGGTGAACTGCAGATGCTGGGTTACAATCCCGCCCGGGCCGCCAGTGGTTTTACCTGCAAATGGTCGGGGGATAAACTGGTCGATTGTATCCAACTGGTCTTTGTTGCGTCCGTGCATGACAATACCGGATATGGCTATGGCAAATTTTTAAGCCAGGTGGAATATGCGCTGGCAGCCATGGCAGAGCAGCTGGAATATGTTTATCAAAAAGAAGAATTGCTGGTGCGTTTTCATCAGCATATCGGATTTTATCCTGCCTAG